The Acidobacteriota bacterium genome includes a region encoding these proteins:
- a CDS encoding YfhO family protein: MLRRFAGGLRRLDCKPFLFIALFFAAFFAPILFTGRYLVGGDSLIYSYPLRTVAWDMIRHGQLPLWTPLILSGYPLLSMAQLGLGYPGTWSYLFLPGYLAEEIYVLLPFLFSPLFAYAYLRAVGCSRMAGLLGGLSFGYGGMMAGGLSHNGMFTNAVMWLPLFLLAIERSRVWQFAHALALAALVYALAILTGLGQGFLYSGIIAGAYGFCLSLTKERTAARFFSLERWRPLFVAGFGILFAAGLAAFQILETMRAQRRSIRSALNYETFSTGSFTASSIWHSFLTPLYYFNFETTAYVPGLAGVCIVAALFAGLRVLPQRWRLPWPGWFWLGLSVAGFLLMQGDGTPVYRWIYRLPLVNLFRIPWRHAFEFTLGLSMLAAFGWDAVRSWYSTARVSKRHLAGISKGAASGQPLADARGSVSADWLGYLALAAVTAFALWSMRQAVPVMTPGNHPFYFREQTWLAFKLSLLAGWCALVWWAWTKMRWRHARVVLLTVIFSACFWEQQVLVAHWCFPFLPDAAYFATPAPSTKFMQQYEPTQNRVFTSTSTYFNLKLPVAEPHNISMVRGLHNAAGYEPLLPKRYADAFGSGMLFNTPTINAPLDPQILQPAWQVLDLLNVRLVADFSSFNTEFFEKEGVLFPVNDSQIQLQPGRALTLSGSDFAAEGVSIVTTLADAGDIPQGEPVAQLTVHTTDGRQFDYELKAGVDTAEWAHERPDVKAHIRHNLPKVFDQSVGDAASSFLAYHYWTNFRLAQPGVIERMVLQSKTQRAPLIVWRTGLYSTQPRQLVSVFARLPGHWRKVYDQDQTQIYENSRALPRLWLTPQAAAVSAEEALKRIRGESAQPFNPRQTALIETAAAGLPKELLPAANNQLADTASARYVSYQPNHVVIETNADRPAVLVVSEAHYPGWTARLDGQPTAIYATDYLLRGIVLPAGQHRVEMRYTAPAALSGLGISVLTLGLLLGLVWRARRKTN; this comes from the coding sequence CTCGATGGCGCAACTGGGCCTCGGCTATCCGGGCACGTGGAGCTATTTGTTTCTGCCCGGCTATCTGGCCGAAGAGATTTATGTACTGCTGCCGTTTCTGTTTTCGCCGCTCTTTGCCTATGCCTATTTGCGCGCCGTCGGGTGCAGCCGGATGGCGGGATTGCTGGGCGGCTTGAGTTTTGGTTACGGCGGGATGATGGCGGGCGGCTTGTCGCACAACGGCATGTTCACCAATGCGGTGATGTGGCTGCCGCTGTTTTTGCTGGCCATCGAACGTTCGCGCGTCTGGCAGTTCGCGCACGCGCTGGCGCTGGCGGCGCTGGTTTATGCGTTGGCCATTCTGACCGGTTTGGGCCAGGGCTTTCTTTACTCCGGCATCATCGCGGGCGCGTATGGCTTTTGCCTGAGCTTGACCAAGGAACGCACAGCAGCACGCTTCTTTTCGCTGGAACGCTGGCGGCCTTTGTTCGTCGCGGGTTTCGGCATTTTGTTCGCGGCGGGGCTGGCGGCCTTTCAGATTTTGGAGACGATGCGCGCGCAACGCCGCAGCATTCGCAGCGCATTGAATTACGAAACCTTCAGCACAGGGTCATTCACCGCCAGCAGCATCTGGCATTCGTTTCTCACGCCGCTCTATTACTTCAATTTCGAAACGACGGCATACGTACCGGGCCTCGCAGGCGTTTGCATCGTCGCAGCGTTGTTTGCGGGTTTGCGCGTGTTGCCGCAACGTTGGCGCTTGCCGTGGCCGGGCTGGTTTTGGCTGGGATTGTCGGTCGCGGGCTTTCTGTTGATGCAAGGCGACGGCACGCCGGTCTATCGCTGGATTTATCGTTTGCCGCTGGTCAATCTATTCCGCATTCCGTGGCGGCACGCGTTTGAATTCACGTTGGGGCTGTCTATGTTGGCGGCGTTCGGCTGGGACGCGGTGCGAAGCTGGTACAGTACCGCGCGCGTGAGCAAGCGGCACTTGGCAGGAATATCCAAGGGTGCAGCGTCCGGCCAACCGCTTGCTGACGCGCGCGGTTCCGTATCGGCGGATTGGCTCGGCTATCTCGCGCTGGCCGCAGTCACGGCCTTCGCCCTCTGGTCAATGCGCCAAGCCGTGCCCGTGATGACGCCGGGCAATCATCCGTTCTACTTTCGTGAACAGACGTGGCTGGCGTTCAAATTGAGTTTACTGGCGGGTTGGTGCGCGCTGGTCTGGTGGGCCTGGACAAAGATGCGTTGGCGGCACGCGCGCGTCGTTCTGCTGACGGTGATTTTCAGCGCTTGTTTTTGGGAGCAGCAAGTGTTGGTCGCGCATTGGTGTTTCCCCTTCCTGCCGGATGCGGCGTATTTCGCCACGCCCGCGCCTTCGACCAAGTTCATGCAGCAATACGAGCCGACGCAAAATCGCGTCTTCACTTCGACCTCGACCTATTTCAATCTGAAGCTGCCGGTCGCCGAACCGCACAACATTTCGATGGTGCGCGGGCTGCACAATGCGGCGGGCTACGAACCGCTGTTGCCGAAACGCTACGCCGACGCCTTTGGCAGCGGGATGTTGTTCAATACGCCGACGATCAACGCGCCGCTCGATCCCCAGATTTTGCAGCCCGCCTGGCAGGTGCTGGATTTGCTCAACGTGCGCTTGGTCGCGGATTTCAGTTCGTTCAACACCGAGTTTTTTGAAAAAGAAGGCGTGCTCTTTCCGGTCAACGACAGCCAGATTCAATTGCAGCCAGGCCGCGCGCTCACGCTCAGCGGCTCCGACTTCGCCGCCGAAGGCGTTTCTATAGTCACGACGCTGGCCGATGCCGGCGACATCCCGCAGGGCGAACCCGTCGCGCAATTGACCGTGCACACGACCGACGGGCGCCAATTCGATTACGAATTGAAAGCCGGCGTGGACACCGCCGAATGGGCGCACGAGCGGCCCGATGTCAAAGCGCACATCCGGCACAACCTGCCCAAAGTCTTCGATCAATCAGTCGGCGACGCGGCGAGTTCGTTCCTGGCTTATCATTACTGGACGAATTTCCGCTTGGCGCAGCCGGGCGTGATTGAGCGCATGGTCTTGCAAAGCAAAACCCAACGCGCGCCGCTGATCGTCTGGCGCACGGGTCTTTACAGCACACAACCTCGCCAACTGGTTTCGGTGTTTGCACGCCTGCCGGGGCATTGGCGCAAGGTCTACGATCAAGACCAAACGCAGATTTACGAAAACAGCCGCGCGCTGCCGCGCCTCTGGTTGACGCCGCAAGCCGCAGCCGTCAGCGCTGAAGAGGCGCTCAAACGCATTCGCGGTGAAAGCGCGCAGCCTTTCAATCCGCGCCAGACCGCGCTCATTGAAACTGCCGCAGCGGGTTTGCCGAAAGAGTTGCTGCCCGCCGCAAATAACCAATTGGCCGACACGGCCAGCGCGCGTTACGTCAGCTATCAACCCAATCATGTGGTCATTGAAACCAACGCGGACAGACCCGCCGTGCTGGTCGTCAGTGAAGCGCATTATCCCGGCTGGACGGCGCGGCTGGACGGACAGCCGACGGCAATTTACGCGACCGATTATTTGCTGCGCGGAATCGTCTTACCGGCAGGCCAGCATCGAGTGGAGATGCGTTACACCGCACCGGCGGCGCTCAGCGGCCTGGGCATTTCCGTGCTGACGCTTGGACTTTTGCTGGGGCTGGTTTGGCGGGCGCGCCGCAAAACGAATTGA
- a CDS encoding DinB family protein, translating to MTETHRINIQLKAAHQGGAWHGPSLRELLDGVTATQAAQHLLPDAHSIWELVNHIRAWEAIVNRRALGETISDVPDEINFPPVTDTGDSAWQAALQQLDETNRQLRATIQQLDEAQLQELAPGKTHPLYFELHGALQHTLYHAGQIALLKKALT from the coding sequence ATGACTGAAACACATCGCATCAACATTCAACTCAAAGCGGCGCATCAGGGTGGCGCCTGGCACGGCCCTTCGTTGCGCGAATTGCTGGACGGCGTGACGGCTACACAAGCGGCGCAACATTTGCTGCCCGACGCGCACAGCATCTGGGAACTGGTCAATCACATCCGCGCCTGGGAAGCCATCGTCAACCGTCGCGCGCTAGGCGAAACCATCAGCGACGTGCCCGATGAAATAAATTTCCCGCCCGTGACTGACACCGGCGACAGCGCCTGGCAAGCGGCCTTGCAGCAACTGGACGAGACCAATCGGCAGTTGCGCGCGACCATTCAGCAACTCGACGAAGCCCAATTGCAGGAACTAGCACCGGGCAAAACACATCCGCTTTACTTTGAATTGCACGGCGCGTTGCAGCACACGCTTTATCACGCGGGGCAAATTGCGCTGCTCAAAAAGGCGCTCACCTGA